A stretch of Lentibacillus sp. JNUCC-1 DNA encodes these proteins:
- the yajC gene encoding preprotein translocase subunit YajC — MDAQLFSGLIPIILMIAVFYFILIRPQQKRQKQVKQMQADLQKGNKIITIGGMHGTVHALDENTVVLQVEDGTKLTYDRSAIREVKDQTAN, encoded by the coding sequence ATGGATGCTCAATTATTCAGCGGACTGATTCCAATCATTCTGATGATTGCAGTCTTTTATTTCATATTGATCCGCCCGCAACAAAAGCGTCAAAAACAAGTTAAACAGATGCAGGCAGATCTCCAAAAGGGAAATAAAATCATTACCATTGGCGGCATGCACGGCACAGTGCACGCACTTGATGAAAACACAGTTGTGTTACAGGTAGAGGACGGAACTAAGCTTACATACGACCGTTCCGCAATTCGAGAAGTAAAAGATCAAACAGCCAACTAA
- a CDS encoding TIGR04086 family membrane protein produces the protein MKKHMTALMYGWIIVLGSILIASLLLGFLLKFTSMNETALFWVTLAAGLISLFIGGLFAGLKGKEKGWLIGGLTGIGFTLFVFLVQYLGYQEGLNLHQVLYHLGYIAAAVIGGVVGVNMTTASDSQ, from the coding sequence GTGAAAAAGCATATGACAGCGTTAATGTATGGTTGGATCATCGTATTAGGTTCTATTCTCATCGCAAGTTTATTGCTGGGTTTTCTGTTGAAATTCACTTCAATGAATGAAACTGCGCTGTTTTGGGTAACACTGGCGGCAGGCCTCATTTCGTTATTTATTGGCGGACTCTTTGCTGGATTGAAAGGAAAAGAAAAAGGGTGGTTAATAGGTGGGCTTACCGGGATCGGGTTTACATTGTTTGTTTTTCTGGTACAATATTTGGGGTATCAAGAGGGGCTGAATCTGCACCAAGTTTTATATCATCTTGGCTATATAGCGGCTGCAGTCATTGGCGGTGTAGTCGGCGTTAACATGACAACCGCATCAGACAGTCAATAA
- a CDS encoding ArsB/NhaD family transporter, translating to MAAVFAAIVFVVSFILIMSEKLNRAAVALFGGVIFLLTGIYDTTEEFMSYINWDTIALIFSMMVLVSIAQKTNMFYFAGIRFAKLVNGSPVPLFIGISLIVAAGSALLDNVTTVLIFVPIMLQMGRVLQLPLFPYLLMIILSSNVGGAATLIGDPPNIMIGQAVSGLDFMSFVIHLAPLAMLNLLVIIILGVMLFKKELHQTDIKIDNLMTIDEYAALKRTPLLYKSLVVLSMTLLAFSLHSVINVDITTVAISGAVLLLLWADHELDTEAVFSQVEWVTLFFFIGLFTLVGGLEEVGVIGWIAETIMAYTEGAVDKTSLTILWTAGILSGLVDNIPFVAAMIPVIEEFQYHGISNLDPIWWSLALGACLGGNATLIGASANIVVAGLAEGANQRIPFIKYMLYGIPAVLISLTLSTLYIIIRYL from the coding sequence ATGGCAGCAGTTTTTGCCGCTATTGTATTTGTTGTAAGTTTTATATTAATCATGAGTGAAAAATTAAACCGAGCCGCTGTCGCTTTATTCGGGGGCGTCATTTTTTTACTGACAGGTATTTATGATACAACAGAAGAGTTTATGAGTTATATTAATTGGGATACCATTGCACTTATCTTTTCCATGATGGTGCTCGTGTCTATTGCACAAAAAACAAATATGTTTTATTTTGCAGGCATTCGCTTTGCTAAACTGGTAAATGGCTCACCTGTGCCACTGTTCATTGGCATCAGTCTTATTGTGGCGGCTGGTTCTGCATTACTAGATAACGTGACAACAGTGCTTATTTTTGTGCCGATCATGCTGCAGATGGGACGTGTGCTTCAATTACCCTTGTTTCCATATCTGCTGATGATTATATTAAGCTCCAATGTTGGTGGTGCAGCAACTCTGATCGGAGACCCACCGAATATTATGATTGGGCAAGCAGTGAGCGGTCTTGATTTTATGTCCTTTGTCATCCATCTGGCACCGCTGGCCATGCTTAACTTGTTGGTGATTATCATTCTAGGTGTTATGCTGTTCAAGAAAGAATTACATCAAACCGATATCAAGATCGACAATCTGATGACGATTGACGAATATGCGGCGCTTAAGCGAACCCCTTTATTATATAAATCTTTAGTTGTTTTAAGCATGACATTGCTCGCTTTTAGTTTGCACAGCGTCATTAATGTGGATATCACGACCGTCGCAATTTCAGGAGCTGTTTTATTGTTGTTGTGGGCAGATCACGAATTGGATACAGAAGCTGTGTTTTCCCAAGTGGAGTGGGTTACATTATTTTTCTTTATCGGCTTGTTCACACTTGTGGGCGGGCTGGAAGAAGTAGGCGTCATTGGTTGGATTGCTGAAACCATAATGGCCTATACAGAAGGAGCTGTAGACAAAACATCCCTTACCATTTTGTGGACGGCTGGTATCTTATCTGGTCTTGTAGACAATATACCTTTCGTTGCTGCCATGATTCCTGTTATTGAAGAATTTCAATATCATGGCATTAGCAATCTGGATCCAATCTGGTGGTCCTTGGCACTTGGAGCATGCCTTGGAGGAAATGCAACCCTAATCGGAGCTTCTGCTAACATAGTCGTAGCCGGGCTTGCAGAAGGCGCCAATCAGCGCATCCCTTTTATAAAATACATGCTCTACGGTATCCCAGCAGTACTCATCTCATTAACCCTGTCAACCCTCTACATCATCATCCGCTACCTTTAA